The proteins below are encoded in one region of Candidatus Omnitrophota bacterium:
- a CDS encoding AAA family ATPase: protein MQTSKIKAIIRQGENLRIEFKECKTNISGNVFETICAFLNRSGGELLLGVNDNGGIAGIDENCKDKIKKDFATAINNPQKINPSCYLSIEEIVINGKTILYVYVPESSQVHRCSGRIFDRNEDGDFDITDNSNLVTALYIRKQTSYSENKIYSALAIKDLRKDLVERVRKLAVNHKPGHPWAELDDFELLKSAQLYIKDYQSGKEGFTLAAVLLFGKDNVILSVLPHLRTDAILRKENLDRYDDRDDIRTNLIESYDRIMAFVEKHLPDKFYLEKDQRINIRNRIFREVAGNMIIHREYINPFPAKFIIEKNRVYTENSNKSHGHGLIDPANFSPFPKNPVIAKIFREIGRADEMGSGVRNLYKYCKVYSGANPQLIEDDIFKVIIPLTPQAAPQAAMQATMQATMQATMQAERNKKISEFCQIPRTREEIQELINISNRDYFRKEILNPLLEQGLLHPTVPEKLTSPKQKYYSGKQADKK, encoded by the coding sequence TGCTTTTAGGAGTAAATGATAACGGCGGGATAGCCGGCATTGATGAAAATTGTAAAGACAAGATAAAAAAAGATTTTGCGACTGCAATAAATAACCCTCAAAAAATTAACCCTTCATGCTATCTTTCAATTGAAGAAATTGTAATCAACGGCAAAACAATTCTTTATGTTTATGTTCCTGAAAGTTCTCAGGTTCACAGGTGCAGCGGGAGAATATTTGACAGGAATGAGGACGGGGATTTTGATATTACCGATAACTCCAATCTTGTGACAGCGTTATACATTAGAAAGCAAACATCGTATTCGGAAAATAAAATTTATTCCGCTCTGGCCATTAAGGATTTAAGAAAGGATTTAGTTGAGAGAGTCCGGAAATTAGCGGTAAATCACAAGCCGGGGCATCCATGGGCTGAGCTGGATGATTTTGAATTGTTAAAAAGTGCGCAGCTTTATATAAAAGACTATCAAAGCGGAAAAGAGGGCTTTACTCTTGCCGCTGTTTTGCTTTTCGGGAAGGACAACGTTATATTGTCTGTTCTGCCGCATTTACGCACCGACGCGATTTTAAGAAAAGAAAATCTTGATAGATATGATGACAGGGATGATATCAGAACAAATCTCATTGAAAGTTATGACAGGATTATGGCTTTCGTTGAAAAGCATCTTCCCGACAAATTTTATCTTGAAAAAGATCAAAGAATAAACATCAGGAACCGTATTTTCAGGGAAGTTGCCGGGAATATGATCATTCACAGGGAATATATCAATCCGTTTCCGGCAAAATTTATTATTGAAAAAAATCGTGTTTATACTGAAAACAGCAATAAATCTCATGGACATGGTTTAATAGACCCTGCAAACTTTTCTCCATTCCCAAAAAACCCGGTTATCGCTAAAATTTTCAGGGAAATAGGGCGCGCTGATGAAATGGGGTCGGGCGTTAGAAATCTTTATAAATATTGCAAAGTGTATTCGGGGGCGAATCCTCAATTGATAGAAGACGATATTTTTAAAGTGATAATACCGCTTACCCCCCAAGCTGCCCCCCAAGCTGCCATGCAGGCTACCATGCAGGCTACCATGCAAGCTACCATGCAAGCTGAACGAAATAAAAAAATATCAGAGTTTTGTCAGATTCCCAGAACTAGAGAAGAAATACAGGAGCTTATCAATATCAGCAATAGAGATTATTTCAGAAAAGAAATATTGAATCCTCTTCTTGAACAGGGCTTGCTTCATCCGACAGTGCCGGAGAAACTCACAAGCCCTAAGCAGAAATATTATTCGGGTAAACAAGCAGATAAAAAATAA